From Bacillus sp. Bos-x628, the proteins below share one genomic window:
- a CDS encoding toxic anion resistance protein, translating into MKPEDHITPSLTSTTGLQFRVFDTLSDEEKQEALQRAENIPENQQKLLLYGMRVQQRLLEQSQQMMNYVEKKDIDQIGDVLEAFLQQLRLVEPEDLLPKKQGFFSRLFKRERRSIQEIVSRFKQAEAQIERLSARLRYARNVLISDHKLLDRLFEENQLFFQEMTLQVAAAEAKLEYIEQQVLPATKRFGDRTLEEQLMNQKVDYEEYMERLRERKYDLLLSRQIALQCNAQIRMIQHTNHTLANHIQSTVSASIPLWINQMSIALTHIHQRANSALEQRIHQTYENISKHQESLHEGAFLKPVDTLKKIQLQLAETLQETLQVQENGSQVRAQLKSNMHEAEQQLANHKPIKE; encoded by the coding sequence ATGAAACCAGAAGATCACATTACACCTTCACTTACATCGACTACAGGTCTTCAGTTTCGGGTGTTTGATACTTTATCTGATGAGGAAAAACAAGAGGCGTTGCAACGTGCTGAAAATATCCCTGAAAATCAACAAAAGTTGCTTTTATACGGTATGCGTGTGCAACAACGATTATTAGAACAATCTCAGCAAATGATGAATTATGTTGAGAAAAAAGATATTGATCAAATAGGAGATGTTCTTGAGGCCTTTTTGCAGCAATTACGTTTGGTGGAGCCTGAGGATTTGTTACCAAAGAAACAAGGCTTTTTTTCGAGATTGTTTAAAAGAGAGAGGCGCTCTATACAAGAGATAGTATCTCGGTTTAAACAAGCAGAAGCACAAATAGAACGATTATCTGCAAGGCTGCGTTATGCAAGGAATGTATTAATTTCAGACCATAAATTATTAGATCGTTTATTTGAAGAAAATCAGTTGTTTTTCCAAGAGATGACACTACAGGTGGCAGCAGCTGAAGCTAAGTTGGAGTATATAGAGCAGCAGGTGCTCCCTGCAACCAAACGGTTTGGTGATCGAACGTTAGAGGAACAGTTGATGAATCAGAAAGTTGATTATGAGGAATATATGGAGAGATTGAGAGAACGCAAGTATGATTTACTGTTAAGCCGGCAAATTGCACTACAATGTAATGCCCAAATTCGGATGATTCAGCATACGAATCATACATTAGCCAATCATATTCAATCGACTGTTTCAGCATCTATTCCTTTATGGATCAACCAAATGTCCATTGCATTAACGCATATTCATCAACGAGCTAATTCAGCCCTTGAGCAGCGAATTCATCAAACGTATGAAAATATATCAAAGCATCAAGAGTCTCTCCATGAAGGAGCCTTCTTAAAGCCTGTTGATACGTTGAAAAAGATTCAACTCCAATTAGCTGAAACATTACAGGAGACTTTACAAGTCCAAGAAAATGGAAGTCAAGTCCGTGCTCAATTAAAAAGCAATATGCACGAGGCTGAACAACAGCTTGCAAATCACAAACCAATAAAGGAATAA